The genomic window TTCATTAGGTATCCATTCTATCTTTTTGCCTTTTATCTTTTTTAAGATTTGTTTGTCTGATATGTCTTGGGCTTTAACGTTTAACGAAAAAAGTATTATGACTATGAAAAAAATAGAATTGCGTTTCATGATTATGGTTTTTGATTAGCAGGATATACTATTAACTTGGTTTGTTATCAAAAATTGTAAATGTTAATAGCTTAAAGTTTTTGTTAAATTCCCTTCTCTGTCATAATATTTCCATTGACCAACTTTTCTTCCCCATTTATAAACTTTAATGGCTTCTAGTTTGCCGTTATCATAATAATGTTTCCACTCTCCATCTTTATCACTTGTATAAGTATAACTACCTATTGCTTTTAATTGCCCACTTTCATAGTAATACTTCCAATCATCTATTTTATCACTACCGCTAAATTTATAATTTCCCGTTGAGGATAGTTTACCAGATGGATAAAAATTTTCTTTTGGACCTCTACCATTATCTTTTAAAACCCAAGAAGAAGATAAGACACCTGTTTCATAATAAGTTTTATAATCTTGGCGCACACTTTCGATAAAACTTTGACTCCCTTCTATAATACCATTTTTATAAAACCATTTGTGTGTAGACGTTTCCTTTCTACTGTTAGTTTCCTTGTATTCAGTAATACTTCTTATTTCACCACTTTTATAATACGCTTTAGAAATTCCAACTTTTTTCCCATTTTTATAATTATCCTCAGCTATCAAAACACCTTCATCATTCCATTTTTTCCACAGACCAGTCTGTTTATCATTTAAAAATTGACCTGCCTCACTTAATGTTCCGTTATCATAATAACTTTTACTTTCACCTTGCTTTAGTCCATTTTTATATATAAATGTTGCGGTAAGTGTTCCCTCTAAATTGTAAATTCTATACCAGCCGTCTTTTTTTCCGTTTTTATATTCTTGCGTAGACAAGAGTTCTCCAGTTATATGGTATTCTTTTTTTAC from Winogradskyella sp. MH6 includes these protein-coding regions:
- a CDS encoding toxin-antitoxin system YwqK family antitoxin, with amino-acid sequence MKNKLLLILICFAAANLANAQTTVKKEYHITGELLSTQEYKNGKKDGWYRIYNLEGTLTATFIYKNGLKQGESKSYYDNGTLSEAGQFLNDKQTGLWKKWNDEGVLIAEDNYKNGKKVGISKAYYKSGEIRSITEYKETNSRKETSTHKWFYKNGIIEGSQSFIESVRQDYKTYYETGVLSSSWVLKDNGRGPKENFYPSGKLSSTGNYKFSGSDKIDDWKYYYESGQLKAIGSYTYTSDKDGEWKHYYDNGKLEAIKVYKWGRKVGQWKYYDREGNLTKTLSY